In the Pseudolabrys taiwanensis genome, one interval contains:
- a CDS encoding branched-chain amino acid ABC transporter permease, whose translation MSARNLALLVAFVALAALPYWMPGVYYINVGSQILFYAIFALGLNVLVGYAGLVSLGHAALFGVSAYAVGYMLQLGFGHMASIIVALIIGVIATAIFALLSLRSTGIGFIMITLALGQILWGLAYRWISLTGGDNGINVTSRPAPFGYPLSSPVTFYYTTLVVFLLAIAAMAVFVRSPFGAALMGTRDQPRRMNALGYHVLAIRFWACLLSGLLTSVSAILFVYYTQFISPQTLSLTSSAEVLLMVISGGPGTILGPVVGAGLVVVVKTVVSGFIERWNFLLGAIFVAIVILMPEGIVPGSVRLWRLMTRSRKNGKAGPAP comes from the coding sequence GTGAGCGCGCGCAACCTTGCCCTTCTTGTCGCCTTCGTCGCGCTCGCGGCTCTGCCCTATTGGATGCCCGGCGTTTACTACATCAATGTCGGCAGTCAGATCCTATTTTACGCCATTTTCGCGCTCGGGCTGAACGTGCTGGTCGGCTATGCCGGCCTGGTGTCTCTCGGTCACGCCGCGCTATTCGGCGTTTCGGCTTATGCCGTCGGCTACATGTTGCAGCTCGGCTTCGGACATATGGCATCGATCATCGTTGCGCTCATTATCGGCGTCATCGCCACGGCGATCTTCGCCCTGCTGTCGCTGCGCTCGACCGGCATCGGCTTTATCATGATCACCTTGGCGCTGGGTCAAATCCTCTGGGGTCTTGCCTATCGCTGGATCAGCCTCACCGGCGGCGATAACGGCATCAACGTCACCAGCCGGCCGGCGCCATTCGGCTATCCGCTGTCGAGCCCGGTCACCTTCTACTACACGACGCTGGTCGTCTTCCTGCTGGCGATCGCGGCGATGGCGGTGTTCGTGCGCTCGCCTTTCGGCGCAGCGTTGATGGGCACGCGCGACCAGCCGCGCCGCATGAACGCGCTCGGTTATCACGTGCTGGCGATCCGCTTCTGGGCGTGCCTGTTGTCCGGTCTGCTCACCAGCGTGTCGGCGATCTTGTTCGTCTATTACACGCAGTTCATCAGCCCGCAGACCTTGTCGCTCACCTCCTCGGCCGAGGTGCTGCTCATGGTGATTTCCGGCGGTCCCGGCACGATCCTCGGACCCGTCGTCGGCGCCGGCTTGGTGGTGGTGGTCAAAACCGTGGTGAGCGGCTTCATCGAGCGCTGGAATTTCCTGCTCGGGGCTATCTTCGTCGCCATCGTCATCCTGATGCCCGAAGGCATCGTACCGGGCAGCGTGCGGCTGTGGCGGCTGATGACGCGTTCA
- a CDS encoding ABC transporter substrate-binding protein: MNRRFSRRTFMGATAAGAALATFKFPAPAIAQSAPFKLGLLTVKTGPLAQGGIQMEQGVVTYLKEKNYTFAGRKVEFISADTGGNPAGTKTKAQELVERDKVDAILGPLAAFELLAITDYIKEQKTPMLSLAGAEDMTQRRPNPYFLRPSATSAQAMHPMADFAAKELKLKRIITVSEDFAFGHEQMGGFQQTFEAAGGKIVNKIWPPLVTPDYTPFVAQIADCDGVCQGFAGSNPLRFMKTYAAAGLKYPVVTGETGGDDALMRSFGDEAIGMYSSCPYTLDYGNDSNKRFVAAMQKDYSVDPGFYAAGLYVAAQVVDAGLQAAGGKADDKEAFVKALRAVELKDTPRGPIKFDHLGNVVGNFFIRRVEKANGKLVNKTVKTYENVSQFWNYDEKDFLAKPVYSRNYPPLKS; this comes from the coding sequence ATGAATCGCAGGTTCTCTCGCCGCACGTTCATGGGCGCCACTGCGGCCGGCGCTGCGCTCGCCACATTCAAATTTCCGGCGCCGGCCATCGCGCAAAGCGCGCCCTTCAAACTCGGCTTGCTGACGGTGAAAACCGGACCGCTGGCGCAAGGCGGGATCCAGATGGAGCAAGGTGTCGTCACTTACTTGAAGGAGAAGAACTACACTTTCGCTGGGCGAAAAGTTGAGTTCATCTCTGCCGACACCGGCGGCAACCCTGCGGGCACCAAGACCAAGGCTCAGGAACTGGTCGAGCGCGACAAGGTCGACGCCATCCTCGGGCCGCTTGCCGCATTCGAGCTTCTCGCGATCACCGACTACATCAAAGAGCAGAAGACGCCGATGCTCAGCCTCGCCGGTGCCGAGGATATGACGCAGCGCCGGCCCAACCCCTACTTCCTGCGCCCCTCCGCGACCTCCGCCCAAGCCATGCATCCGATGGCCGACTTCGCGGCCAAAGAACTGAAGTTGAAGCGCATCATCACGGTGTCGGAAGACTTCGCCTTCGGCCATGAACAGATGGGCGGCTTCCAGCAGACCTTCGAAGCCGCGGGTGGCAAGATCGTCAACAAGATCTGGCCGCCGCTGGTGACGCCCGATTACACACCGTTCGTGGCGCAAATCGCCGACTGCGACGGCGTGTGTCAGGGCTTTGCCGGCTCGAACCCGCTGCGCTTCATGAAGACCTATGCCGCAGCCGGCCTGAAATACCCCGTCGTGACTGGCGAAACGGGCGGCGACGACGCCTTGATGCGCTCGTTCGGCGACGAAGCGATCGGCATGTACAGCTCGTGCCCCTATACGCTCGACTACGGCAACGACAGCAACAAGCGCTTCGTCGCCGCGATGCAGAAGGACTACAGCGTCGATCCCGGCTTCTACGCCGCCGGTCTCTACGTCGCCGCGCAAGTGGTCGATGCCGGCCTGCAGGCTGCCGGCGGCAAGGCCGACGACAAGGAGGCCTTCGTCAAGGCGCTACGCGCTGTCGAGCTCAAGGACACGCCGCGCGGCCCGATCAAGTTCGACCATCTCGGCAATGTCGTCGGCAACTTCTTCATTCGCCGCGTCGAGAAGGCGAACGGCAAACTCGTCAACAAGACGGTCAAGACCTACGAGAACGTCAGCCAGTTCTGGAACTACGACGAGAAGGACTTCCTGGCGAAGCCGGTCTACAGCCGCAACTACCCGCCGCTGAAGTCGTAG
- a CDS encoding branched-chain amino acid ABC transporter permease, giving the protein MNFWVSLTVNSITFGGLLFLLSAGFALIFGLMRIPNLTHGSLYMLGAYIGATFLVGFVSIKINFWAAAVLAALIVAAFGALIERLLLRRLPGDQLAQVLVTLGISFMVADFCLMVWGGDPLNVAAPEGLGGFVRLGSIAFPLYRLAIIVVAVIVAVALWLLLERTRLGAMIRAGVDDPDMARVVGIRVSQLFTIVFALGAGLASFGGIIGAPMLSVYPGLDQDMLPLALVVVILGGTGSLLGAFVGSLIIGFIYNFGQALFPELAYFVLFLPMLLVLLLRPQGLFGRHVP; this is encoded by the coding sequence ATGAATTTCTGGGTATCGCTCACCGTCAATAGCATCACGTTCGGTGGGCTGTTGTTTCTGCTTTCGGCTGGCTTCGCGCTCATCTTCGGCTTGATGCGCATTCCCAACCTGACGCACGGCTCGCTGTACATGCTGGGCGCCTATATTGGCGCCACGTTCCTGGTCGGCTTCGTCAGCATCAAGATCAACTTCTGGGCCGCCGCCGTGCTTGCGGCGCTGATCGTCGCCGCATTCGGCGCGCTGATCGAGCGCCTGTTGCTGCGGCGGCTACCTGGCGATCAGCTGGCGCAGGTGCTGGTGACGCTCGGCATCTCCTTCATGGTGGCCGACTTCTGTTTGATGGTTTGGGGCGGCGACCCGCTCAACGTCGCCGCGCCGGAGGGGCTTGGCGGCTTCGTCCGTCTGGGCAGCATTGCTTTCCCGCTCTACCGTCTCGCCATCATCGTCGTTGCCGTCATTGTCGCCGTCGCACTCTGGCTGCTGCTCGAGCGCACGCGGCTCGGCGCCATGATCCGCGCCGGCGTCGACGATCCGGACATGGCGCGCGTGGTCGGCATCCGCGTCTCGCAGCTCTTCACCATCGTCTTTGCGCTCGGCGCCGGCCTTGCAAGTTTCGGCGGCATCATCGGCGCGCCCATGCTGTCGGTCTATCCGGGCCTCGACCAGGATATGCTGCCTCTGGCGCTGGTGGTCGTCATTCTCGGCGGCACCGGCAGCCTGCTGGGCGCCTTCGTCGGCAGCCTGATCATCGGCTTCATCTATAACTTCGGCCAGGCGCTATTCCCGGAACTCGCTTACTTCGTGCTGTTCCTGCCGATGCTGCTGGTGCTGCTGCTGCGCCCGCAAGGCCTGTTCGGGAGGCACGTTCCGTGA
- a CDS encoding ABC transporter ATP-binding protein encodes MAAILEVNDIHTYYGDAYVLQGLSLKLEQGQILGLLGRNGVGKTTLVNSIVGFNPPRRGSVVFKGEEISRQSSFETVRSGMGLVPQGRRVFPTLGVEENLLVAERSPERHGWTLERVYALFPRLHERRNQRAKTLSGGEQQMLAIGRALMTNPDCLIMDEPSEGLAPIIIQGLWEAIGKLKEQGLSILLVEQSAHLALKLVDYVHVMSKGQVVYSGTPQNLLANEQIKSSYLGI; translated from the coding sequence ATGGCCGCCATTCTCGAAGTCAATGACATCCACACTTATTACGGCGACGCCTATGTCCTGCAAGGACTGTCGCTCAAGCTCGAGCAAGGTCAGATTCTTGGCCTGCTCGGCCGTAACGGCGTCGGCAAGACAACGCTCGTGAACTCAATCGTCGGCTTCAATCCGCCGCGTCGCGGCTCTGTCGTATTCAAGGGCGAGGAGATCAGCCGACAATCCTCCTTCGAGACCGTGCGCAGCGGCATGGGCCTTGTGCCGCAAGGCCGGCGCGTCTTCCCCACACTCGGCGTGGAGGAGAACCTGTTGGTAGCCGAGCGTTCCCCTGAACGGCACGGTTGGACCCTCGAACGCGTCTATGCGCTATTTCCGCGGCTGCATGAGCGGCGCAACCAGCGCGCCAAGACGTTGTCCGGCGGCGAACAGCAGATGCTCGCCATCGGCCGTGCTCTGATGACCAACCCCGATTGTTTGATTATGGACGAGCCGTCCGAAGGCCTAGCACCGATCATCATTCAGGGACTTTGGGAGGCCATCGGCAAGCTGAAGGAACAAGGTCTGTCCATTCTGCTGGTCGAGCAAAGCGCGCATCTCGCGCTCAAGCTTGTCGATTACGTTCACGTGATGAGCAAGGGCCAAGTGGTGTACTCGGGCACGCCGCAAAACCTGCTTGCGAACGAACAGATCAAGTCGAGTTACCTCGGCATTTGA